In Labilithrix sp., a genomic segment contains:
- a CDS encoding alpha/beta fold hydrolase, with product MEERAKRRHGDDLRAAVKLAILATTGVTDVVEEMHVTIGGGPPLLGRPLEGPVRLVTKLSYGAVRGVTKLVGAGLDRAIEALAPALGESTPGPEREAVLSALNGVLGDHLAATGSPLAIEMSLRCRGPRGGRRLLVLVHGSSMNDLQWTRGEHDHGAALARDLGYTPIYIRYNTGLHVSTNGRALASLLDALVAEWPEPIDEIAIVAHSMGGLVARSAAHVAALGAPWRMKLRRMVFLATPHHGSPLERSGNLAAALLGVTSYSAPLARLARIRSAGVTDLRHGSILDEDWSNADRFALGADARTPVPLPAGVECYAIAAERDALVPLASALGTHHDAKHTLAFPPNATWTAPALNHLEVLWDPGVYARLRAWLA from the coding sequence ATGGAGGAGCGGGCGAAGAGGCGGCATGGCGACGATCTTCGCGCTGCGGTCAAGCTCGCGATCCTGGCGACGACGGGCGTCACGGACGTCGTGGAGGAGATGCATGTCACGATCGGCGGCGGGCCGCCCTTGTTGGGGCGACCGCTCGAGGGGCCGGTGCGTCTCGTCACGAAGCTCTCGTATGGCGCGGTGCGTGGCGTCACGAAGCTCGTCGGCGCCGGGCTCGACCGCGCGATCGAGGCGCTCGCGCCGGCGCTGGGGGAGAGCACGCCTGGTCCCGAGCGCGAGGCCGTCCTCTCCGCGCTGAACGGCGTCCTCGGCGATCACCTCGCGGCGACGGGGAGCCCGCTCGCGATCGAGATGAGCCTCCGCTGCCGCGGGCCGCGCGGAGGGCGGAGGCTGCTCGTCCTCGTGCACGGCTCGTCGATGAACGACCTGCAATGGACGAGAGGCGAGCATGACCACGGCGCCGCGCTCGCGCGCGACCTCGGCTACACGCCGATCTACATCCGCTACAACACGGGCCTCCACGTCTCGACGAACGGCCGCGCGCTGGCGAGCCTGCTCGACGCGCTCGTCGCCGAGTGGCCGGAGCCGATCGACGAGATCGCGATCGTCGCGCACAGCATGGGCGGTCTCGTCGCGCGGAGCGCGGCCCACGTCGCCGCTCTCGGTGCTCCATGGCGCATGAAGCTCCGGCGGATGGTCTTCCTCGCGACGCCGCACCACGGTTCGCCGCTGGAGCGCAGCGGCAACCTCGCGGCGGCGCTGCTCGGCGTCACGTCGTACAGCGCGCCGCTCGCCCGCCTCGCGCGCATCCGCAGCGCCGGCGTCACGGACCTCCGCCACGGCAGCATCCTCGACGAGGACTGGTCCAACGCGGACCGCTTCGCGCTCGGCGCCGACGCGCGCACGCCGGTGCCGCTCCCCGCAGGCGTCGAGTGCTACGCGATCGCCGCGGAGCGCGACGCGCTCGTCCCCCTCGCGAGCGCCCTCGGCACCCACCACGACGCAAAGCACACGCTCGCGTTCCCGCCCAACGCCACCTGGACGGCCCCCGCGCTGAACCACCTCGAGGTGCTCTGGGACCCCGGCGTCTACGCCCGCCTCCGCGCCTGGCTCGCGTGA
- the sdhA gene encoding succinate dehydrogenase flavoprotein subunit, translating to MAQKHSIVTESGKVRRVIVVGGGLAGLMTVIKLAEAGIPVDLFSLVPVKRSHSVCAQGGINASVNTKGEGDSPEVHLEETAYGGDFLAQQPPIYGMTKAAPGIVHMLDRMGVPFNRTPEGLLDFRRFGGTLFHRTAFAGATTGQQLLYALDEQVRRYETVDVEDDRGVVVRGEKMVRKWELWDFLSIVQDETGRAVGIVAQDMKSMAIESFRGDAVCLATGGVGIIFGKSTNSVINTGTAASAVYQQGACYGNGEFIQVHPTAIPAADKLRLISESVRGEGGRVWVPKDPKERRRGREVPESEREYFLENKYPGYGNLVPRDIASRELFLKCFHEGKGVFNAKSGKNELEVYLDVTHLPKELLEKKLAGVLEIYDKFVGEDPYTNPMRIFPAVHYTMGGLWVDFERASNGTLVVGSPRNQSTNIEGLYAAGEVEYQYHGANRLGANSLLSCIYGGMVAGPAMVTYVKNMGASAYDTKSSVFDKAAKRERERYDAILKMDGDENPYQLHDELATTMLRDCTIERHNPTLEKVIAKIDELEDRWHDVGVTDKAPRANMGAQFVRHLRNMFIIARVIAQGAKNRDESRGAHFKPDFKNRDDENWLRSTMALYGESGKRSEVKYVRDLTYNLAGKTVSVTDAVDITLVKPRPRKYEQAGAASATAAAKDEKKPTEATA from the coding sequence ATGGCCCAGAAGCACAGCATCGTCACCGAGTCGGGCAAGGTCCGGCGCGTGATCGTCGTCGGGGGAGGCCTCGCTGGCCTCATGACGGTGATCAAGCTCGCGGAGGCGGGCATCCCCGTCGATCTCTTCTCCCTCGTCCCGGTGAAGCGGTCGCACTCGGTCTGCGCGCAGGGCGGCATCAACGCGAGCGTGAACACGAAGGGCGAGGGCGACTCGCCGGAGGTCCACCTCGAAGAGACCGCCTACGGCGGCGACTTCCTCGCGCAGCAGCCGCCGATCTACGGCATGACGAAGGCGGCGCCGGGCATCGTGCACATGCTCGACCGCATGGGCGTGCCGTTCAACCGCACGCCGGAGGGCCTCCTCGACTTCCGCCGCTTCGGCGGCACGCTCTTCCACCGCACCGCGTTCGCGGGCGCGACGACGGGCCAGCAGCTCCTCTACGCGTTGGACGAGCAGGTCCGCCGCTACGAGACGGTCGACGTCGAGGACGATCGCGGCGTCGTCGTCCGCGGCGAGAAGATGGTCCGCAAGTGGGAGCTCTGGGACTTCCTCTCGATCGTGCAGGACGAGACCGGCCGCGCGGTCGGCATCGTCGCGCAGGACATGAAGTCGATGGCGATCGAGTCCTTCCGCGGCGACGCGGTCTGCCTCGCGACCGGCGGGGTCGGCATCATTTTCGGCAAATCCACCAATAGCGTCATCAACACTGGAACCGCCGCGAGCGCGGTCTACCAGCAGGGCGCCTGCTACGGCAACGGCGAGTTCATCCAGGTCCACCCGACCGCGATCCCGGCCGCCGACAAGCTGCGCCTCATCTCGGAGTCGGTCCGCGGCGAGGGCGGTCGCGTCTGGGTGCCGAAGGACCCGAAGGAGCGCCGCCGCGGCCGCGAGGTCCCGGAGTCGGAGCGCGAGTACTTCCTCGAGAACAAGTACCCGGGCTACGGCAACCTGGTCCCGCGCGACATCGCGAGCCGCGAGCTGTTCCTCAAGTGCTTCCACGAGGGCAAGGGCGTCTTCAACGCCAAGTCCGGCAAGAACGAGCTCGAGGTCTACCTCGACGTCACGCACCTCCCGAAGGAGCTCCTCGAGAAGAAGCTCGCGGGCGTGCTCGAGATCTACGACAAGTTCGTGGGCGAGGACCCGTACACGAACCCGATGCGCATCTTCCCCGCGGTGCACTACACGATGGGCGGCCTCTGGGTCGACTTCGAGCGCGCCTCGAACGGCACCCTCGTCGTCGGCTCGCCGCGCAACCAGTCGACGAACATCGAGGGCCTCTACGCCGCGGGCGAGGTCGAGTACCAGTACCACGGCGCGAACCGCCTCGGAGCGAACTCGCTCTTGTCGTGCATCTACGGCGGCATGGTCGCGGGCCCGGCGATGGTGACGTACGTGAAGAACATGGGCGCGAGCGCGTACGACACGAAGTCGAGCGTGTTCGACAAGGCCGCGAAGCGGGAGCGCGAGCGCTACGACGCCATCCTCAAGATGGACGGCGACGAGAACCCGTACCAGCTCCACGACGAGCTCGCGACGACGATGCTCCGCGACTGCACGATCGAGCGCCACAACCCGACCCTCGAGAAGGTCATCGCGAAGATCGACGAGCTCGAGGATCGCTGGCACGACGTCGGCGTCACGGACAAGGCCCCGCGCGCGAACATGGGCGCGCAGTTCGTCCGTCACCTCAGGAACATGTTCATCATCGCGCGCGTCATCGCGCAGGGCGCGAAGAACCGCGACGAGTCCCGCGGCGCGCACTTCAAGCCGGACTTCAAGAACCGCGACGACGAGAACTGGCTCCGCTCGACGATGGCGCTGTACGGCGAGTCCGGCAAGCGCAGCGAGGTCAAGTACGTCCGCGACCTCACGTACAACCTCGCCGGCAAGACGGTCAGCGTCACCGACGCCGTCGACATCACGCTCGTGAAGCCGCGCCCCCGCAAGTACGAGCAAGCCGGCGCCGCCAGCGCCACCGCCGCGGCGAAGGACGAGAAGAAGCCCACCGAAGCCACGGCCTGA